A genomic stretch from Candidatus Nitrotoga arctica includes:
- a CDS encoding transposase, with protein MQPVRGGRAKRRSADGRDHKQVYVTAQRIHLVMDNLNTHFRKCFEEVLGAKEAKALLRRVVFHYTPKHASWLNMAEIEIGILDRQCLDRRLPDRVTLTAEVNAWQLRRNMEQRGIEWTFTRQDADTKMARHYVL; from the coding sequence TTGCAACCTGTTCGTGGCGGTCGAGCCAAAAGGAGGTCGGCGGACGGTCGTGATCACAAGCAGGTTTATGTCACGGCGCAGCGTATCCATCTGGTGATGGACAATCTCAACACCCACTTTCGCAAGTGCTTCGAGGAAGTGCTCGGTGCCAAGGAAGCAAAGGCACTGCTGCGACGTGTAGTCTTTCACTACACGCCGAAACATGCCAGTTGGCTCAACATGGCTGAAATCGAAATCGGTATTCTTGACCGCCAGTGCCTTGATCGACGCCTGCCAGACCGTGTTACGCTCACCGCCGAAGTGAATGCTTGGCAGTTGCGCCGTAACATGGAGCAACGTGGCATTGAGTGGACGTTCACTCGGCAGGATGCAGATACAAAAATGGCTAGACATTATGTTTTGTAA
- a CDS encoding multifunctional CCA addition/repair protein produces the protein MKIYSVGGAVRDELLGLPVNDHDWVVVGSTPEDMVTRGYKPVGKDFPVFLHPDRHEEYALARTERKTAPGYRGFAIHAAPDVTLEQDLLRRDFTINAIARDQDGNLVDPYNGIADLRAGILRHVSSAFSEDPVRILRAARFVARFGFNIAPETLSLMRAMVANGEVDALVPERVWQELARGLMEKVPSRFFFTLRDCGALEKILPEVDALFGVPQPPKYHPEIDCGIHTMLVLDDAAQHDYPLEVRFSALTHDLGKGNTPAEILPRHIGHEIRSVDLLRTLCVRLRVTNECRDLSLLVARYHGNVHRAPELRPDTIVAILQSCDAWRRPERFAHLLQACASDARGRTGHEQDAYPQADYLLRMLRATQTVNAGEIAQQCEDKNAIADKVREARIMAVERVIKG, from the coding sequence CTGAAAATATACAGTGTTGGCGGCGCTGTGCGCGACGAACTGCTCGGTCTGCCAGTGAATGACCATGATTGGGTGGTGGTGGGTAGTACACCGGAAGACATGGTGACGCGCGGCTATAAGCCGGTGGGCAAGGATTTTCCGGTTTTTCTGCATCCTGACAGACATGAGGAATATGCGCTGGCCCGTACCGAGCGTAAAACTGCCCCCGGCTATAGGGGTTTCGCCATTCATGCCGCGCCGGACGTGACGTTGGAGCAAGACTTGCTGCGCCGAGACTTTACCATTAACGCCATTGCACGCGATCAAGACGGCAATTTAGTTGATCCCTATAACGGCATCGCCGACTTGCGAGCCGGGATTTTACGCCATGTTAGTTCGGCGTTCAGTGAAGACCCGGTGCGGATTCTGCGCGCAGCGCGTTTTGTGGCGCGTTTTGGTTTCAACATAGCGCCGGAGACGTTGTCGTTGATGCGCGCAATGGTGGCAAATGGTGAAGTGGATGCGCTGGTGCCGGAAAGGGTGTGGCAAGAACTGGCGCGTGGCCTGATGGAAAAAGTGCCGTCACGTTTTTTTTTCACGCTACGTGATTGCGGTGCGCTCGAGAAAATCCTGCCGGAAGTAGACGCGCTGTTCGGCGTGCCACAGCCGCCTAAATATCACCCGGAAATCGATTGCGGCATACACACCATGCTGGTGCTGGACGATGCAGCACAACATGACTACCCGTTGGAAGTACGTTTTTCTGCGCTCACGCACGACCTCGGCAAGGGGAATACGCCAGCGGAAATTTTACCGCGCCACATCGGCCACGAGATACGCAGTGTCGATTTGTTGCGTACCTTGTGTGTGCGTCTGCGCGTAACAAACGAATGCCGCGACCTCAGCCTACTGGTGGCACGCTATCACGGTAATGTGCATCGTGCTCCCGAGCTGCGCCCCGATACCATTGTCGCCATATTGCAGAGTTGCGATGCGTGGCGCAGGCCAGAGCGCTTCGCGCACCTGTTGCAGGCATGTGCTTCGGATGCGCGGGGGCGGACCGGGCATGAACAGGATGCTTATCCGCAGGCGGATTACCTGCTGCGAATGTTACGGGCGACGCAGACGGTGAATGCAGGGGAGATTGCGCAGCAATGTGAGGATAAGAATGCTATTGCTGACAAAGTGCGTGAGGCACGGATTATGGCAGTGGAGCGGGTAATTAAAGGTTGA
- a CDS encoding type II toxin-antitoxin system YafQ family toxin produces the protein MSYRLVFTEQYTRRAVRFLKRHPDLEKQYLKTLQLLELNPYHPSLRLHSLSGKLQSLHSVSINLSYRITLDLLIQDEQIIPVNVGDHDAVY, from the coding sequence ATGAGCTATCGCTTGGTTTTTACCGAGCAATATACAAGGCGTGCGGTGCGTTTTCTCAAGCGGCATCCCGATCTGGAAAAGCAGTATCTTAAAACCCTGCAACTACTTGAGTTGAATCCCTACCACCCTTCATTGCGCTTACATTCCTTGAGTGGAAAACTGCAATCATTGCATTCAGTTTCCATCAATCTTTCTTATCGCATTACGCTGGATTTGCTGATTCAGGATGAGCAGATTATTCCTGTGAACGTGGGCGACCACGATGCGGTGTATTGA
- a CDS encoding class 1 fructose-bisphosphatase has product MSKNLVQFIIEEQRQLPGANGDFTGLLSDIIMACKQIAHSVNKGALIGVLGSAGSENIQGETQKKLDVITNDIFIEANQWSGHLAAMASEEMDDIYPIPAQYPKGKFLLTFDPLDGSSNIDVNISVGTIFSILRCPEGVTNPSAEDFLQPGTQQICAGYALYGPSTMLVLTTGHGVNGFTLNNDIGEFMLTHPNMTIPADTQEFAINMSNQRFWEAPVQRYVDECVKGKTPGGREKNFNMRWVASMVAEVHRILIRGGIFMYPFDNKEVGKAGKLRLLYESNPMSFIVEQAGGVCSTGRERIMELKPTGLHQRVPVILGSKNEVERVVGYHKGA; this is encoded by the coding sequence ATGAGCAAAAACTTGGTGCAATTCATTATCGAAGAACAGAGGCAATTACCGGGTGCAAATGGTGATTTCACTGGATTACTCAGCGACATCATTATGGCATGCAAACAAATTGCCCATAGTGTAAACAAAGGCGCATTGATTGGCGTGCTGGGAAGTGCAGGTAGCGAAAATATCCAAGGTGAAACGCAAAAAAAGCTGGATGTCATAACCAATGACATTTTCATCGAAGCAAACCAATGGAGCGGCCATCTTGCCGCTATGGCATCTGAAGAAATGGATGACATCTACCCCATTCCTGCGCAATATCCAAAAGGTAAGTTCTTGCTGACATTTGACCCGCTGGATGGCTCCTCTAACATTGATGTAAATATTTCCGTTGGCACGATTTTTTCAATTCTTCGTTGTCCCGAAGGAGTAACAAACCCGTCCGCAGAAGATTTTTTGCAACCGGGTACCCAGCAGATCTGCGCTGGTTATGCACTATATGGCCCCTCCACAATGTTAGTGCTCACTACTGGACATGGCGTAAATGGCTTCACGCTGAACAATGACATTGGGGAATTCATGCTGACTCATCCGAACATGACCATTCCGGCCGATACCCAGGAGTTCGCCATCAACATGTCCAACCAGCGTTTCTGGGAAGCTCCGGTGCAACGTTATGTGGATGAATGCGTAAAGGGTAAAACCCCAGGGGGAAGAGAAAAGAACTTCAATATGCGCTGGGTAGCTTCGATGGTTGCGGAAGTGCATCGCATTCTGATTCGCGGCGGTATCTTTATGTATCCATTCGACAACAAGGAAGTGGGTAAGGCGGGCAAGTTGCGGTTACTATATGAATCTAATCCAATGTCTTTCATCGTGGAACAAGCAGGAGGGGTGTGCTCCACGGGTCGCGAACGTATTATGGAACTCAAGCCGACGGGCTTGCACCAACGTGTACCGGTGATTCTTGGTTCGAAGAATGAAGTAGAGCGCGTGGTGGGTTATCACAAAGGAGCGTGA
- a CDS encoding UvrD-helicase domain-containing protein: MDFLSGLNPEQRAAVTLPEQSALILAGAGSGKTRVLTTRIAWLISTGQVSPHGILAVTFTNKAAKEMLLRLSAMLPINIRGLWMGTFHGLCNRMLRAHHREAMLPQTFQILDSADQLASIKRLMKVLNVDDEKYPPREVQNFISGNKEQGLRAHEVEAFDPYTRRKVEIFAAYDEQCQREGVVDFSELLLRCYELLARNQPLREHYQARFRHILVDEFQDTNRLQYQWLKLLAGQHNALFAVGDDDQSIYAFRGANVGNMQELTRDFHVQSVIKLEQNYRSHGNILDAANALIKNNRSRLGKNLWTSENKGEPLRVYEAPTDEEEAKFIVDEARQLNREGIHLAEMAVLYRSNAQSRVIEHALVSAGVAYRVYGGLRFFERQEIKHALAYLRLIQNPGDDNALLRIINFPTRGIGTRTIEQLQEAARAQNVNLWQVAKQTGGKVATFVTLIEMMASATRELPLPEVIDHIILHSGLLVHYQNETGVKQREAQERLENLNELINAATLFVHENEDDSLTSFLTHAALESGESQAEANADALHLMTVHSSKGLEFHTVFMSGLEEGLFPHHNSRMADAGVDEERRLMYVAITRARRRLYLTFAQSRMLHGQVNYNLMSSFLRELPEELLHWITPRITTRNNFSSSGYSSSLTPTSPMNMKGLGGKKSIGAQNSPWHISQAVHHAKFGEGVIVNIEGGDSDMRVQVNFRTAGTKWLALEYAKLTPL, encoded by the coding sequence ATGGATTTTCTTTCTGGCCTTAATCCAGAACAGCGCGCTGCCGTTACCCTACCGGAACAATCGGCGCTAATCCTGGCCGGTGCGGGCAGCGGCAAAACACGCGTGCTCACCACACGTATTGCCTGGCTGATCAGCACCGGGCAAGTCAGCCCGCATGGCATTCTAGCTGTCACCTTCACCAACAAGGCGGCAAAGGAGATGCTCTTGCGCTTGTCCGCCATGCTGCCGATCAACATACGCGGGCTATGGATGGGGACTTTTCATGGGCTGTGTAACCGCATGTTGCGCGCTCATCACCGCGAAGCCATGTTGCCGCAGACTTTCCAGATTCTGGATAGCGCCGACCAGCTTGCTTCCATCAAGCGGTTAATGAAAGTGCTCAATGTGGATGACGAAAAATATCCACCGCGCGAGGTTCAGAACTTTATCAGCGGCAATAAAGAACAGGGCCTGCGCGCGCACGAGGTGGAAGCCTTTGATCCCTACACCCGCCGTAAGGTGGAAATTTTTGCTGCTTATGATGAGCAGTGCCAGCGTGAAGGCGTAGTGGATTTTTCTGAGTTGCTATTGCGTTGCTATGAATTGCTGGCCCGCAATCAACCATTACGGGAGCATTATCAGGCTCGCTTCCGCCACATTTTGGTGGATGAATTTCAGGACACCAACCGCTTGCAATATCAATGGCTCAAATTATTGGCTGGGCAACACAATGCCTTGTTTGCGGTGGGCGACGACGACCAATCTATTTATGCGTTTCGGGGGGCGAATGTCGGCAATATGCAGGAACTGACGCGCGATTTTCATGTGCAGAGTGTGATCAAACTGGAGCAGAACTATCGCTCGCACGGCAACATCCTTGATGCCGCCAATGCACTAATCAAGAATAATCGCAGCCGTCTTGGCAAGAATTTATGGACCTCGGAAAACAAAGGTGAGCCATTACGCGTGTACGAGGCACCCACCGATGAGGAAGAAGCCAAATTCATCGTTGACGAGGCGCGCCAGCTTAACCGCGAAGGCATTCATCTGGCCGAGATGGCCGTTTTATACCGTTCCAATGCTCAGTCGCGCGTCATCGAACACGCATTGGTGTCAGCGGGGGTAGCCTATCGCGTGTATGGCGGACTGAGGTTTTTCGAAAGACAGGAAATCAAGCATGCGCTGGCTTATCTACGCCTGATACAAAACCCGGGTGATGATAACGCGCTGCTGCGCATTATAAATTTTCCCACGCGCGGCATTGGCACGCGCACTATCGAACAATTGCAGGAAGCGGCGCGCGCGCAAAATGTCAACCTGTGGCAAGTGGCAAAACAGACGGGTGGCAAGGTGGCGACGTTTGTAACTTTAATCGAAATGATGGCCAGTGCCACGCGTGAACTGCCGTTGCCGGAAGTCATCGATCATATAATTCTGCACAGCGGGTTGCTTGTTCATTATCAAAATGAAACAGGTGTCAAACAACGCGAGGCTCAGGAACGGCTGGAAAACCTCAATGAACTGATCAATGCCGCGACCCTGTTTGTACATGAGAATGAGGACGACAGTCTTACTTCCTTCCTCACTCATGCCGCGCTTGAATCAGGTGAAAGTCAGGCGGAAGCTAACGCGGATGCGCTACACCTGATGACAGTACACTCATCCAAAGGTTTGGAATTTCATACTGTGTTCATGAGCGGGCTGGAAGAGGGCTTATTCCCGCACCACAACAGCCGCATGGCGGATGCTGGTGTGGATGAAGAACGCCGCCTGATGTATGTGGCTATCACGCGCGCGCGGCGCAGGCTCTATCTCACCTTTGCACAGAGCCGCATGTTGCATGGGCAGGTAAATTACAACTTGATGTCCAGTTTTTTGCGCGAGCTGCCGGAAGAGTTGTTGCACTGGATCACGCCACGTATAACGACACGCAATAACTTTAGCTCTTCTGGTTATTCAAGCTCTCTCACCCCCACCTCCCCTATGAACATGAAAGGGCTTGGGGGGAAAAAGAGTATTGGCGCACAAAATTCTCCGTGGCATATTAGCCAGGCAGTGCATCACGCCAAATTTGGCGAAGGGGTCATAGTCAACATTGAAGGTGGTGATTCAGATATGCGCGTACAAGTGAATTTTCGCACAGCCGGTACCAAGTGGCTGGCGCTGGAATACGCGAAGCTCACTCCACTTTAA
- a CDS encoding helix-turn-helix domain-containing protein, whose protein sequence is MRQTELYLTDEDRELIETYRTKGLHHAREVNRAHILSALDRGIPEAQIMAVLGVGRTAIWRTRSAYLEDGAEYALCDVARPGKPRQFATDVEAKITALACSEPPEGARRWTLELLEQAAQRQADIGPISRETIRRLLKKTVSSHGAR, encoded by the coding sequence ATGCGACAGACTGAACTGTATCTTACCGACGAGGATCGTGAGTTGATCGAGACATATCGTACAAAGGGTTTGCACCATGCCCGAGAAGTCAATCGGGCACATATTTTATCTGCCCTTGATCGCGGGATCCCCGAAGCCCAGATCATGGCAGTTCTCGGCGTTGGACGAACCGCCATCTGGCGGACACGAAGCGCATATCTGGAGGATGGTGCCGAATATGCACTGTGCGATGTCGCGCGTCCCGGCAAGCCTCGGCAGTTTGCTACCGACGTCGAGGCGAAGATTACCGCTCTGGCCTGCTCGGAGCCGCCGGAAGGTGCCAGGCGCTGGACGCTCGAGTTGCTGGAACAGGCAGCGCAGAGGCAGGCGGATATTGGTCCGATCAGCCGCGAGACTATTCGCCGGCTGCTAAAAAAAACTGTCTCAAGCCATGGTGCAAGGTGA
- a CDS encoding type II toxin-antitoxin system Phd/YefM family antitoxin yields MSHLTANDLKTKGVAAIESVLAEHSEAIVSVRGKERFVVMDIAQYHYLRECELEVALAEARADLAAGRFVQESPEEHLARAKSAA; encoded by the coding sequence ATGTCGCATCTGACGGCCAATGATCTAAAAACAAAAGGGGTAGCTGCTATCGAGTCTGTGCTGGCCGAGCATTCCGAGGCGATTGTTTCGGTGCGTGGCAAGGAGCGTTTCGTGGTGATGGATATTGCGCAATATCATTATTTGCGCGAGTGCGAGTTGGAGGTGGCGCTGGCTGAAGCCCGTGCCGATCTGGCGGCAGGACGATTTGTGCAGGAGTCGCCAGAAGAGCATTTGGCACGGGCGAAATCCGCCGCATGA
- a CDS encoding transglycosylase SLT domain-containing protein codes for MRFQNTFVFALLFIPVLAVANQDADFLAARDAFRMGDLVKLDRMVVRLKHSPLEPYLAYYQLRMRLETASAADIQAFLARPDDTPVINHMRAEWLRLLGKRQQWEEFAAQYPRLVSGEVDLTCYALRSRQRLQEEQVLHEARNLWLTNSAEMPESCAPLFDAAIASGIINATDVWLRLRLALEAGNVTLAKQLSERLPAKRVLSSSELDSAATDQVRYLATVKLDNASEAQRTVAMFALLRLAKQSPQLAYSQWEKKAAYFTADEQYYFYGWLGYEAARKRDTRALEWYKAAGEAPLTGPQLAWRARTALLTQNWHEVWTSINAMTPQQQREGVWRYWKARALKAWGSLPEANVLFAELSSEHNFYGQLAAEEIGVAPAATMPASYQPSKATINAMLAQLAVQRTLALYRMDLRTDAAREWAWAARKLDDQQLLVAAEIARRNGMYDHAINTADRTVQIHDFTLRYLAPYREVLQGYIRKNELEEAWVYGLIRQESRFVYQAKSPVGATGLMQIMPATARWIAQKIGMKSYRQALVNQLDTHFKLGTYYMKSVLSSLDNNPVLASAAYNAGPSRARKWRGESTLEGAVYAENIPFDETRTYVKKVMSNTMYYSQLFGQPPRSLKQRLGVITAKNVVNQQAISDER; via the coding sequence ATGCGTTTTCAAAACACTTTTGTATTTGCATTACTTTTTATTCCTGTTTTGGCGGTCGCAAATCAGGATGCGGATTTTCTCGCCGCGCGTGACGCATTTCGGATGGGTGATTTAGTGAAGCTTGATCGCATGGTCGTGCGATTAAAGCACTCCCCGCTAGAACCCTATCTAGCTTATTACCAGTTGCGTATGCGACTAGAGACTGCGAGCGCCGCCGATATTCAGGCATTTCTGGCGCGTCCTGATGATACCCCGGTGATTAACCACATGCGTGCGGAATGGTTGAGACTGCTTGGGAAAAGGCAGCAATGGGAAGAATTTGCGGCGCAATATCCACGCCTGGTGAGCGGGGAGGTCGATCTGACCTGTTATGCCCTGCGATCGCGTCAACGTCTGCAAGAAGAACAAGTGCTGCATGAGGCACGCAACCTATGGTTAACTAACAGCGCGGAAATGCCGGAAAGCTGCGCTCCATTGTTTGATGCGGCAATTGCCAGCGGTATCATCAATGCAACGGATGTATGGCTACGTTTGCGCTTGGCACTGGAGGCCGGTAATGTGACGCTGGCTAAACAGCTCTCGGAGAGGTTGCCTGCCAAGCGCGTCCTTTCTTCATCCGAACTGGATAGTGCCGCCACTGATCAGGTGCGTTATCTTGCCACGGTCAAGCTGGATAATGCCTCCGAAGCACAACGCACGGTGGCGATGTTTGCCTTGCTACGGCTGGCCAAGCAATCGCCGCAATTAGCTTATTCACAATGGGAAAAAAAAGCGGCATATTTTACTGCGGATGAGCAGTATTATTTTTATGGGTGGTTAGGTTACGAAGCGGCACGCAAGCGAGATACGCGCGCGTTGGAATGGTACAAGGCAGCTGGTGAGGCTCCCCTGACCGGGCCGCAGCTGGCATGGCGTGCCCGAACCGCGTTGCTTACGCAGAACTGGCATGAAGTTTGGACGAGCATTAATGCCATGACGCCGCAACAACAGCGCGAGGGTGTGTGGCGTTATTGGAAGGCGCGTGCTCTGAAAGCATGGGGAAGTCTGCCGGAAGCGAATGTGCTGTTTGCCGAATTGAGCAGCGAACATAACTTTTACGGTCAACTTGCTGCTGAGGAGATCGGAGTAGCTCCTGCCGCAACGATGCCTGCCAGTTATCAGCCAAGCAAAGCGACAATAAATGCAATGCTGGCACAGCTCGCCGTCCAACGTACACTGGCGTTATACCGTATGGATTTGCGCACTGACGCGGCTAGAGAATGGGCATGGGCGGCACGCAAGCTTGACGACCAACAGCTGTTGGTGGCAGCTGAAATTGCGCGCCGTAACGGGATGTATGACCATGCCATCAACACCGCTGATCGTACCGTGCAGATACATGACTTCACCCTGCGCTATCTCGCACCTTACCGAGAGGTATTACAGGGCTACATTCGCAAGAATGAACTGGAAGAAGCCTGGGTGTATGGCTTAATACGGCAGGAGAGTCGTTTCGTCTATCAAGCTAAATCGCCAGTAGGCGCGACAGGGCTTATGCAGATCATGCCTGCCACGGCGCGTTGGATAGCGCAAAAAATAGGGATGAAAAGTTATCGTCAGGCACTTGTGAATCAACTTGATACTCATTTCAAGCTTGGTACGTATTACATGAAATCGGTGCTGTCGTCACTCGACAACAATCCAGTGCTGGCCTCTGCCGCCTATAACGCCGGCCCTTCACGCGCCCGCAAATGGCGGGGGGAAAGCACATTGGAAGGAGCCGTTTACGCCGAAAATATTCCCTTTGATGAAACGCGCACTTATGTAAAGAAAGTTATGAGCAATACCATGTATTACTCCCAGCTTTTCGGCCAGCCGCCGCGTTCCCTCAAACAACGTTTGGGTGTGATTACGGCAAAGAATGTAGTTAACCAGCAGGCTATCTCTGATGAAAGATAA
- a CDS encoding ubiquinone biosynthesis accessory factor UbiJ, whose translation MLFQPTAAALNHLLTQSGWALQRLVVHAGKTARFTIAPFVFSYNIQNDGTLRASAADVSADASCTIPPSLLPRLAVHDETAFAQIESCGDTALLTEIFYLSRHLHWDAAEDLSRVTGDIAAERIVQFAKTGQQYIHDTAFNLSQALAEYWTEEYPLLTKSTHVADFVQQTDKLRDDVARLEQRINRLSNPENSC comes from the coding sequence ATGTTGTTTCAGCCGACCGCTGCTGCCCTTAACCACTTGCTCACTCAAAGTGGTTGGGCATTGCAGCGGTTGGTAGTTCATGCAGGCAAGACGGCGCGCTTTACCATCGCGCCGTTTGTTTTTTCATATAATATTCAAAATGATGGCACGCTACGCGCCTCAGCCGCCGATGTAAGCGCTGATGCAAGCTGCACTATTCCACCTTCATTGTTACCGCGTCTGGCAGTGCATGATGAAACGGCTTTCGCACAAATTGAAAGTTGTGGCGATACCGCGCTCCTCACCGAAATTTTTTATCTTAGTCGTCATTTGCACTGGGATGCAGCAGAAGACTTAAGCCGGGTGACTGGTGATATTGCTGCCGAACGTATCGTGCAATTTGCCAAGACTGGCCAGCAATATATACACGATACTGCATTCAACTTGTCGCAAGCACTGGCAGAATACTGGACAGAAGAATACCCGCTGCTTACCAAATCCACTCATGTTGCGGATTTTGTGCAACAGACCGACAAGCTGCGCGACGACGTAGCGCGGCTGGAGCAACGCATCAACCGATTATCTAATCCTGAAAATTCTTGCTAG
- the ubiB gene encoding ubiquinone biosynthesis regulatory protein kinase UbiB, translating into MRLLRLLKIIFVVLRFGLDEFLLAHSRTRWLLVPINLLLFARDTSAPRAVRLRHALENLGPIFVKFGQMLSTRRDLIPVDIADGLAKLQDQVPPFPSAQAVALLEATYNKKLNEVFRSFEEIPIASASVAQVHFAVLPNGREVAIKILRPGIARVIAHDIALLDICASLIERWWEDGRRLKPRKVVEEFEKHLHNELDLMREASSASQLKRNFANSKLLLVPEIYWDWCTDEVMVMERMKGLPVNHVDALRAAGIDLPTLAANGVEIFYTQVFRDGFFHADMHPGNVQVDADGRYIALDFGIMGTLTDSDKHYLAQNFIAFFRRDYKRVAEVHIESGWAPAATRVDELEAAIRAVCEPIFDRPLREVSFGRVLLRLFQTSRQFGIEVQPQLVLLQKTLLNIEGLGLQLDPELDLWKTAKPWLERWMSEQIGWRGFLNALKIEAPHYAILLPQLPRLLYQTLNEKPGVQIANVLRELVAQQKQINQLVILVALILFGFSVLYFIRG; encoded by the coding sequence ATGCGCCTGTTACGCCTGCTAAAAATAATTTTTGTCGTACTGCGCTTCGGCTTGGACGAATTTCTTCTTGCGCATTCACGCACGCGCTGGCTGCTGGTACCGATCAACTTGCTGCTATTCGCACGGGATACCTCTGCACCGCGTGCAGTGAGATTGCGACATGCATTGGAGAACTTGGGTCCGATCTTCGTAAAATTCGGGCAAATGCTGTCTACCCGCCGCGACCTGATTCCTGTCGATATCGCCGATGGGCTCGCAAAATTGCAAGACCAGGTGCCGCCCTTTCCTTCTGCACAAGCTGTGGCTTTATTGGAGGCCACCTACAATAAAAAACTTAATGAAGTATTCCGCAGTTTTGAGGAAATCCCCATTGCCAGTGCCTCGGTGGCTCAAGTACATTTCGCCGTGCTGCCGAATGGACGCGAAGTCGCAATAAAAATCCTGCGTCCGGGCATTGCACGTGTTATCGCGCACGACATCGCATTGCTTGATATCTGCGCGAGTTTAATTGAACGCTGGTGGGAAGACGGCAGGCGGCTTAAGCCGCGCAAAGTGGTAGAGGAATTCGAGAAGCATCTGCACAACGAACTTGACCTGATGCGGGAAGCCTCCAGCGCCAGCCAATTGAAACGCAACTTTGCCAATTCCAAATTGTTGCTAGTTCCGGAAATTTATTGGGATTGGTGTACAGATGAAGTGATGGTGATGGAACGAATGAAAGGCCTTCCCGTCAATCATGTGGATGCGCTGCGTGCGGCCGGTATTGACCTCCCTACGCTGGCAGCCAATGGCGTGGAAATTTTCTACACCCAAGTTTTTCGCGATGGCTTTTTCCATGCTGACATGCACCCGGGTAATGTGCAGGTGGACGCAGATGGCCGCTACATTGCACTGGATTTCGGCATCATGGGCACCCTCACCGATTCCGACAAACATTATCTCGCACAGAACTTCATTGCTTTCTTTCGGCGCGACTATAAACGCGTGGCGGAAGTGCACATAGAATCCGGCTGGGCGCCTGCGGCTACCCGGGTGGATGAGCTGGAGGCTGCCATCCGAGCTGTGTGCGAGCCAATCTTTGACCGGCCCTTGCGTGAAGTTTCTTTCGGACGGGTCTTGCTGCGCCTGTTCCAGACCTCGCGCCAATTCGGCATTGAAGTCCAGCCACAGCTCGTACTGTTGCAAAAAACCTTGCTTAATATCGAGGGACTGGGCTTGCAACTCGATCCTGAATTGGACCTGTGGAAGACTGCCAAGCCCTGGCTGGAACGTTGGATGAGCGAGCAAATTGGCTGGCGCGGTTTTCTTAATGCTCTAAAAATAGAGGCGCCACACTATGCCATTCTATTACCGCAACTACCACGTTTGTTGTACCAAACTTTGAATGAAAAACCTGGAGTGCAAATTGCAAACGTATTGCGCGAATTAGTGGCTCAACAAAAACAAATAAACCAACTGGTTATATTAGTTGCGTTAATTTTATTCGGGTTTAGTGTTTTGTATTTTATTCGCGGTTAG